The proteins below are encoded in one region of Strongyloides ratti genome assembly S_ratti_ED321, scaffold srae_chrx_scaffold0000003:
- a CDS encoding Membralin, giving the protein MTHYIGLSYYECKRIHYTKYFYKSLKVLFFGYTSCTFVLLLIFNINMAQGQENIPIAEFMDIAENIPELNFSIMRERLFTSMLNKLSSLYLTNVSKKNRKFIEFSILYLFISGCLFLGYLHYILHNIPGPCLKEIGNEWPKDGILRIEVIKNLKHVLKMEKLFIYNRTTEVTYFELKNVFLNGPSALPPQLRYNEIDDVNEVSQNNDYWFQNLRDFIFKVLVGIEEPYYNSVNDLLTHYNTKPDERFFHGGPDNDEIYYHTFDPDFIPYMRDNFISIVEFSYYHGLLRLHPTIRHKYNIPVYTLRLDSQNSSCFEHIDKTQIMVNFIGYEESLIVSLKHMAGTETERGYFRDILSGEYFRFVYFNHPKRNILIAVGSMILFTLLISLLLRYSHQQIFVFIMSLLRMFELNIAINSPVAPLITVILALVGMEAIMSEVFHNTSTAFYVIMIVWAGDQFDAIVCRHTLSKKYWLRYFFLTHCTFYVYQYGSNGYFPNLALFISTVFILYTMIKIYHDLELSCFIMENLLDESMDRNIQNQNTTSKGMYYFGKDKQNKWYIGHLKINSSMLKFYEEGQINIEKAYKGDFHILPNTCFPEKKDLALCVIIPEEIVVEYFNNQIEPGFFNYNFPFVNFSNLTNSRNLDEVSIEHRFEASVSQSNILYNNIKEKNVSDSEICHFVPYFYYDNVEENMSTLASNDEKFNLTYINSRNEEFLHCDNDDEENDDIRDMLKKCDSLHFFKDIRGTLIENESSTSDDRRVSVSNSLLRLPNLVAIQHFKNIISNAIQRDNV; this is encoded by the exons atgacACACTATATTGGATTATCCTACTACGAATGCAAAAGAATACATTATACCAAATATTTCTACAAATCATT aaaagtGTTATTTTTTGGTTATACTTCTTGTACTTTTGTTTTAT tgttaatatttaatataaatatggCGCAAGGGCAGGAAAATATACCAATTGCAGAATTTATGGATATAGCTGAAAATATACctgaattaaatttttcaattatgcGCGAAAGATTATTTACATCAATGttgaataaattatcaaGTCTATATCTAACAAATGTATCTAAAAAGAATCGCAAATTTATAGAATTTTCAATACTTTATCTT tttataaGTGGATGTTTATTTTTGGGTTATTTACACtatattttacataatattCCTGGTCCTTGTTTAAAGGAAATAGGAAATGAATGGCCAAAAGATGGAATTTTAAGAATagaagtaattaaaaatttgaaacatGTTCTTAAGATGGagaaactttttatatacaatCGTACTACTGAAGTAACatattttgaattaaaaaatgttttcttaAATGGACCATCAGCATTACCACCTCAATTAAGGTATAATGAAATAGATGATGTAAATGAAGTATCACAAAATAATGACTATTGGTTTCAAAATTTAAgagattttatttttaaagtattagtTGGAATAGAAGAACCATATTATAATTCTGTTAATGATTTACTAACACATTACAACACTAAACCGGATGAAAGATTTTTTCATGGTGGTCCAGATAATgatgaaatatattatcatacaTTTGATCCTGATTTTATTCCATACATGAgagataattttataagtattgtagaattttcttattatcaTGGATTGTTAAGATTACATCCAACAATTCGTCATAAATACAATATTCCTGTTTATACATTAAGATTAGATTCACAAAATAGTTCATGTTTTGAACATATTGATAAAACTCAGATAATGGTTAATTTTATTGGTTATGAAGAGTCACTTATTGTATCATTAAAACATATGGCCGGTACAGAAACAGAACGAGGATATTTTAGAGATATTTTAAGtggggaatattttagaTTTGTCTATTTTAATCATccaaaaagaaatatactTATTGCCGTTGGATCAATGATTTTATTTACGTTATTAATTTCACTTTTACTTAGATATTCACATCAacaaatatttgtttttataatgagTCTTTTAAGAATGTTTGAATTAAATATAGCCATAAATTCTCCAGTAGCTCCATTGATAACAGTTATTTTAGCATTAGTTGGAATGGAGGCAATAATGAGTGAAGTTTTTCATAATACTTCAACGGctttttatgttattatgATTGTTTGGGCTGGTGATCAATTTGATGCAATTGTTTGCCGTCAtacattatcaaaaaaatattggttaagatacttttttttaacacatTGTACTTTTTATGTTTATCAGTATGGTTCAAATGGATATTTCCCAAATTTagcattatttatttcaacagtttttatattgtatacaatgattaaaatatatcatgaTTTGGAACTTAGTTGTTTTATAATGGAAAATTTGTTAGATGAATCTATGGATAGGAATATTCAAAATCAAAATACAACAAGTAAAGGAATGTATTATTTTGGAAaagataaacaaaataaatggTACATAggacatttaaaaataaattcatcaatgttaaaattttatgaagaaggtcaaataaatattgaaaaagcATACAAGGGAGATTTCCATATTTTACCTAATACCTGTTTTcctgaaaaaaaagatttggCATTATGTGTTATTATTCCTGAAGAAATTGTAgtagaatattttaataatcaaataGAACCAGGATTTTTTAACTACAATTTTCCATTTGTCAATTTTTCTAACCTTACAAATTCAAGAAATTTAGATGAAGTATCAATAGAACATCGATTTGAAGCATCTGTTTCACagtcaaatattttatataataatataaaagaaaaaaatgtatcTGATAGTGAAATTTGTCACTTTGtaccatatttttattatgataatgTGGAAGAAAATATGTCAACATTAGCATCTAATGATGAGAAATTTAATTTGACATATATTAATAGTCGCAATGAAGAATTTTTACATTGTGATAACGATGATGAGGAAAATGATGATATAAGAGATATGCTTAAAAAATGTGACAGTCTTCacttttttaaagatatacgAGGTAcattaattgaaaatgaaaGTTCTACATCAGATGATAGGAGAGTATCAGTGTCAAATTCACTTCTAAGGTTACCAAATTTAGTTGCTATtcaacattttaaaaatattatatcaaatgCTATACAACGTGataatgtataa
- a CDS encoding Serine/threonine-protein kinase/endoribonuclease IRE2, giving the protein MKTLFYVSIFVVFICSIYSNKNDRIPSCDVKTQDPNAITLISTIDGMMVAVNTFTGDEIWRYKDKPLLETPKRFNKNFLFLPNPQDGNLFVYTENKLKRLPFTIPQLVQTSPCKTNDGIFYAGSKKDVWLSIHFERGLQSEEIRNSLDENICPVSKNELVYVGRSEYQLVMKNSTNNDVWNVTYYDYTSYIPIEDDDKSSLIYLSKPGNGKIICIDTETKTILWEKNFSSVIIDTFHLKKDGLHYAVNKFVGSETLDAFIETLVFF; this is encoded by the exons atgaaaactttattttacgTATCAATTTTTGTAGTTTTCATTTGCAGTAtatattctaataaaaatgatagaaTTCCAAGCTGTGACGTT AAAACACAAGATCCTAATGCTATCACTTTAATATCAACAATTGATGGTATGATGGTTGCCGTAAATACTTTTACTGGTGATGAAATCTGGAGATACAAAGATAAACCACTTTTAGAGACTCCAAAAAGATTCAATAAgaattttttgtttcttcCTAATCCTCAAGATggtaatttatttgtttatacagaaaataagttaaaaagGCTACCCTTTACAATACCACAATTAGTTCAAACATCACCATGTAAAACAAATGATGGAATATTTTATGCag GTTCTAAAAAAGATGTTTGGTTAAGTATTCATTTTGAACGTGGTTTACAAAGTGAGGAAATAAGGAATTCGCTAGATGAAAATATTTGTCCTGTaagtaaaaatgaattagTGTATGTTGGAAGAAGTGAATATCAATTAGTGATGAAAAATTCAACAAATAATGATGTATGGAATGTAACATATTATGATTATACTTCATATATACCTATAGAGGATGATGATAAATCATCACTTATTTACTTATCAAAACCAGGAAatggtaaaattatttgtattgATACAGAAACGAAAACAATATTAtgggaaaaaaatttttcaagtGTTATTATAGATACTTTTCATTTAAAGAAAGATGGTTTACATTATGcagtaaataaatttgttggATCGGAAACGCTTGATGCATTTATAGAG ACGTTggtatttttttga
- a CDS encoding Na+ channel, amiloride-sensitive family and Degenerin family-containing protein, with amino-acid sequence MSNTNNIPGLTNNTSYPSSTDIQTSNVKLQSRGRTNSVHTQLSKKTSGTSNNSPKTSITRSNLRYDGINTPKRSLSKVGSNSLTVNNDPNYGKPLKRQGFKNIGSFKEKYHGLASNGFHRLRRISRADISRIADHRGIPLRFRGQFDFRLIVSRFEKQSTFHGICHAATAPNYKWRIMWYSAFSICFLALIIQVFYLIRRYRMYEKTVDLDLKFESAPFPAVTICNLNPYKASAIQNDPITKSTMDAFTHLMNKGASAITGLANELAAAKNEIIERVKREEPNNESRRYLQVLAQCYCEISTLSGIRKKGSCFAAYKGNISLTFTGNNLHNFHPSKCLCQLDRVSKTLWPCFPKNSWEKKMCSKCVKSLGHCPMKHINKKLRNKRRKYYKDILQSFNKKNQTSQKMNITNTIENTNKNSSKVGCRCHEEYNHCVMNPENGYIPEIVPNDSLDDVLKRDYLSPQYALSTTTTTTTTQAPSVVQALGLEELEDEIAITTQAQQNLMFAVGAKPMEQKIAMSQKMSELILKCSFNQRDCDFKKDFKLHYDATYGNCYTFNWDRSKNVSANRAGANYGLRLLLFANISEYLPTTESVGFRITVHDKWITPFPDAFGYSAPTGFMTSFGVRMKQFIRLPAPYGRCLDYFEADENFHIYRGYNYSVESCHRSCTQREVIKACGCSDPMYPGFNNSEVCSVLDPVARRCIQNITSQLTKDISEGLYKDCICHQPCLESGYEVSFSAARWPSGTSKIMECEASNDLCMEKYKKNAAMVQIFYEELNFETLTESPAYSLTSALADLGGLTGLWIGASVVSLLEIVALIIYTTQAYVQKKKLESAPPPKMSSNRSLANISKKSIKLIGSEKSSKQSVLQEVDETKTEETLSEIQKSSTYYIPPGADLPCICSYNAYGHIEVMKVLCPQHGYLLRARGIYEDDIYADEWEEEEEENIEEEEDDIVEGEEIYSQMDLENFNNIKNNMEIVNEDDEHIQSNSNNFLKNNNTKKDDTIQIEESLDLNNSSENRKSSNVTNDTPNLKNDYKQNSPKETVKYVLPKLNKFKSNFISSKENSKKSKNSIEVPNGQDRSISDTSSTKDISSIATIETLETSKSTSTSHGLTKLFQEK; translated from the exons atgagtaatactaataatattCCGGGTTTAACTAATAATACTTCATACCCTTCCAGTACTGATATACAAACTAGTAATGTAAAACTTCAATCTCGTGGAAGGACTAATTCTGTTCATACAcaattatctaaaaaaacaTCAGGAACATCAAATAATTCACCTAAAACAAGTATTACTAGAAGTAACTTAAGATATGATGGTATAAATACACCTAAAAGATCACTTTCAAAAGTTGGATCAAATAGTTTAACTGTAAATAATGATCCAAATTATGGAAAACCATTAAAAAGGCAAGGTTTCAAAAATATAGGatcatttaaagaaaaatatcaTGGACTTGCATCAAATGGTTTTCATCGTTTAAGAAGAATCTCAAGAGCTGATATATCAAGAATAGCTGATC atCGTGGTATACCATTACGTTTTAGAGGACAATTTGATTTTAGATTAATTGTTAGTCGTTTTGAAAAACAAAGTACTTTTCATGGTATTTGTCATGCAGCTACAGCACCAAATTATAAATGGAGAATTATGTGGTATTCTGCTTTTTCGATATGTTTTTTAGCACTTATAATAcaagtattttatttaattagaaGATACCGAATGTATGAAAAAACAGTTGATCTTGATCTCAAATTTGAGAGTGCCCCTTTTCCAGCAGTCACAATATGTAATTTAAATCCTTATAAAGCAAGTGCCATTCAAAATGATCCAATAACGAAATCAACAATGGATGCTTTTACACATTTAATGAATAAAGGTGCTTCAGCAATAACTGGTCTTGCTAATGAATTAGCGGCGG caaaaaatgaaattatagAAAGAGTAAAAAGAGAAGAACCAAATAACGAATCAAGAAGATATTTACAAGTATTAGCACAATGTTATTGTGAAATTAGTACACTTTCTGgaataagaaaaaaaggTAGTTGTTTTGCAGCATATAAAGGTAACATTTCATTAACTTTTACTGGAAATAATCTACATAACTTTCATCCATCAAAATGTTTATGTCAGCTAGATCGTGTATCAAAAACATTATGGCCTTGTTTTCCAAAAAATAGttgggaaaaaaaaatgtgtaGTAAATGTGTTAAATCATTGGGACATTGTCCAATGaaacatattaataaaaaactaagaaacaaaagaagaaaatattataaagatattttacaaagttttaataaaaaaaatcaaacatcacaaaaaatgaatattacaaatacaattgaaaatactaataaaaattcatcaaAAGTTGGATGTCGTTGTCATGAAGAGTATAATCATTGTGTAATGAATCCAGAAAATGGATATATACCAGAAATTGTACCTAATGATAGTTTAGATGATGTTTTAAAAAGAGATTATTTATCACCACAATATGCATTATCAACAACTACAACAACTACAACTACACAAGCACCTAGTGTAGTTCAGGCATTAGGACTTGAG GAACTCGAAGATGAAATTGCTATTACAACACAAGCacaacaaaatttaatgtttgcTGTTGGAGCAAAGCCAATGGAACAAAAAATAGCAATGTCACAAAAAATGAGTGAACTTATTTTAAAGTGCTCTTTTAATCAAAGAGATTgtgattttaaaaa gGATTTTAAATTACACTATGATGCAACATACGGTAATTGTTATACGTTTAACTGGGATAGATCAAAAAATGTATCAGCTAATAGAGCTGGTGCTAATTATGGTttaagattattattatttgcaAATATTTCTGAATATCTACCAACGACAGAATCAGTCGGATTTAGAATTACAGTGCATGATAAATGGATAACACCATTTCCTGATGCCTTTGGATATAGTGCGCCAACAGGATTTATGACATCATTTGGTGTAAGAATGAAACAATTTATTAGACTTCCAGCACCTTATGGAAGATGCTTAGATTATTTTGAAGCAGATGAAAATTTCCATATATATCGTGGATACAATTATTCTGTGGAAAGTTGTCACAGAAGCTGTACACAACGTGAAGTTATTAAAGCATGTGGTTGTTCTGATCCTATGTATCCTGGATTTAATAATTCTGAAGTCTGTAGTGTATTAGATCCTGTTGCAAGAAGATGTattcaaaatataacatCACAACTAACTAAAGATATATCTGAAGGTTTATATAAAGACTGTATATGTCATCAACCATGTTT agaAAGTGGTTATGAAGTATCTTTTTCAGCAGCACGATGGCCATCTGGAACATCAAAAATAATGGAATGTGAAGCTTCAAATGATTTATGTatggaaaaatataaaaaaaatgctgCTATggttcaaatattttatgaagaattaaattttgaaacatTAACTGAAAGTCCTGCATACTCTTTAACAAGTGCTTTAGCTGATCTTGGTGGTTTGACTGGATTGTGGATTGGTGCTTCTGTTGTATCATTATTAGAAATTGTTGCACTTATAATTTACACAACTCAAGCATATGTGCAAAAGAAAAAGTTAGAATc tgCACCACCTCCTAAAATGTCATCAAATAGATCATTAGCAAATATTTCCAAAAAATCCATTAAATTGATAGGTTCAGAAAAATCATCAAAACAATCTGTTTTACAGGAAGTTGATGAAACAAAAACAGAAGAAACATTATCAGAAATTCAAAAATCATCAACATATTATATTCCACCTGGAGCAGATTTGCCATGTATTTGTTCTTATAATGCTTATGGACACATTGAAGTTATGAAAGTTTTATGCCCTCAACATGGTTATCTATTAAGAGCAAGAGGTATATATGAAGATGATATTTATGCAGATGAATGGGAAGAAGAAGAGGAAGAAAATATTGAGGAAGAAGAAGATGACATTGTTGAAGGAGAAGAAATTTATAGTCAAATggatttagaaaattttaataacataaaaaataatatggaAATTGTTAATGAAGATGATGAACATATACAAAgtaattcaaataattttttaaaaaataataatacaaaaaaagatGATACTATACAAATAGAAGAATCATTAGATCTAAATAATAGTAGTGAAAATCGCAAATCAAGTAATGTTACCAATGATACACCTAATTTAAAGAAtgattataaacaaaattcaCCTAAAGAAACAGTTAAATACGTTCTAcctaaattaaataaatttaaatcgAACTTCATTTCTAGTAaagaaaatagtaaaaaatctaaaaattcAATAGAAGTACCAAATGGACAAGATCGTTCTATATCAGATACTTCATCAACCAAAGATATATCATCAATTGCTACAATAGAAACATTGGAAACTAGCAAATCAACGTCTACTTCACATGGTCTTACAAAACTTTttcaagaaaaataa
- a CDS encoding Serine/threonine-protein kinase/endoribonuclease IRE1 — translation MDMSMYNVLYNAILYDLNKNETKSQYYEPSLYIGRSTDAMYAIPTYISTIFDKKEITIGDKEKKSIGFKNNKEIKYVDNNKDESNYELSIGYHEIPKMFASELIPVINDLNSHIYNNKRLPYFNFNKKRKKIGISKGGIDRRTIELIEDKMNDFENDYWDIPEILHIILMKNPYILISAFIIAIFSIAIVIVICIYKIIRKSNNYETSSRTSILESSRMSNSSYYETKSSKSNLSYVSTNDNDDTHKNNTLIEGHFAIGKLQYDPKVILGRGCEGTVVYRGTFEGRNVAVKRVLSDLVKITTREINMLRESDSHVNVIRYFCSESDRTFKYIALELCDCSLATFIDKKEYRDIMLLDNLEILRQATEGVEHLHHLNIVHRDIKPQNILLSKNSQTGHVRVLISDFGLCTEGWIAPETFNSEASVTVSVDIFSLGCIYYYVLSNGKHPFGDTIKRQDNIIQGRFNLELILENDVAVHLIEAMIHNKPIFRPTAKSILSHPMFWSNDRKLQFFMDVSDRIEIETEESIIVENLEKNALFVVGRNWRNVICKYLAEDLRKFRTYKHDTVRDLLRAMRNKKHHYRELPDETKKSLGDIPDNFLQYFTLRFPKLLLHVYRVMKLCRFESVFQGYYTNTHTAFFKEPFDHLPDVYNEFDIYSNSSIFMKDNKVEGKEEGIDNYESQNIKNIQNDKKSGKNDGNYKKGGYIKRRKPFQPNK, via the exons ATGGATATGAGTATgtataatgttttatataatgcTATTCTatatgatttaaataaaaatgaaaccAAATCACAATATTATGAACCATCTCTATATATTGGTCGGTCAACAGATGCTATGTATGCCATTCCTACATATATAAGTACaatttttgacaaaaaagaaattactATTGGTgataaggaaaaaaaatcaattggttttaaaaataataaagaaataaaatatgttgaTAATAACAAAGATGAATCAAATTATGAATTAAGTATTGGATATCATGAAATTCCAAAAATGTTTGCATCTGAATTGATTCCAGTGATTAATGATTTAAATTCAcacatttataataataaacgattaccttattttaattttaataaaaaaagaaaaaaaattggtaTTAGTAAAGGTGGAATTGATCGAAGAACTATAGAATTAATTGAAGATAAGATGAATGATTTTGAGAATGATTATTGGGATATTCCAGAAATATTACATATTATATTGATGAAAAATccttatattttaatttctgCTTTTATAATAGCTATTTTTTCTATTGCCATAGTAATTgttatatgtatttataaaataatacgaaaatcaaataattatgaaaCTTCAAGTAGGACAAGTATTTTAGAAAGTTCAAGAATGTCTAATTCTAGTTATTATGAAACAAAAAGTTCTAAATCAAATTTATCATATGTTTCTACTAATGATAATGATGACAcccataaaaataatactttaattGAAGGACATTTTGCTATAGGAAAATTACAATATGATCCAAAAGTTATATTAGGTAGAGGATGTGAAGGAACAGTTGTATATCGTGGAACATTTGAAGGAAGAAATGTTGCTGTCAAAAGAGTATTATCTgatttagttaaaattacAACAAGAGAAATTAATATGCTTCGTGAAAGTGATTCACATGTTAATGTTATAAGATATTTTTGTTCTGAATCTGATagaacttttaaatatattgctTTAGAATTGTGTGATTGTTCGCTTGCTacatttattgataaaaaagaatatcgtgatataatgttattagataatttagaaattttacGTCAAGCAACAGAAGGTGTTGAACATCttcatcatttaaatatagttCATCGTGATATAAAAccacaaaatattttattatcaaaaaatagtCAAACTGGACATGTTAGAGTTCTTATATCAGATTTTGGATTAt GTACTGAAGGTTGGATAGCACCAGAAACGTTTAATAGTGAAGCATCTGTTACTGTATCTgttgatattttttcattaggttgtatttattattatgttttaTCAAATGGTAAACATCCATTTGGTGATACAATAAAAAGACaagataatattatacaaggacgttttaatttagaattaatattag aaaatgatGTCGCTGTACATCTTATTGAAGCTATGATTCATAATAAGCCAATATTTCGTCCAACCGCTAAATCTATATTATCACATCCAATGTTTTGGTCTAATGATCgtaaattacaattttttatggATGTTAGTGATCGAATAGAAATTGAAACAGAAGAAAGTATAATTGttgaaaatttagaaaaaaatgcTTTATTTGTTGTTGGTCGTAATTGGCGAAATGTTATATGCAAATACTTAGCAGAagatttaagaaaatttagGACATATAAACACGATACAGTTAGAGATTTGCTTAGAGCAATGCGCAACAAAAAACATCATTATCGAGAACTTCCAgatgaaacaaaaaaatcattaGGTGATATAccagataattttttacaatactTTACTTTACGTTTCCCAAAATTATTACTTCATGTTTATCGTGTCATGAAATTATGTAGATTTGAATCAGTATTTCAGGGTTACTACACAAATACACATACGgctttttttaaagaacCATTTGATCATTTACCTGATGTATATAATgaatttgatatttattcaaattcATCTATCTTTATGAAAGATAATAAAGTTGAAGGGAAAGAAGAAGGTATTGATAATTATGAAtcacaaaatataaaaaatattcaaaatgataaaaaaagtgGAAAAAATGAtggaaattataaaaaaggaGGATATATTAAACGCCGTAAACCATTTCAgccaaataaataa